One genomic window of Desulfobulbaceae bacterium DB1 includes the following:
- a CDS encoding sulfite reductase, producing MLKDGEKGAVLQKDKESYAIVPHFPLGLVNADDLRKIADVADKYKLPAMKITSAARIAMVGFKEEDIDAAWRDLGIDPGHAIGLCVRSIKACPGTTLCRLGKQDALSLGKELDKRYHGYQLPNKCKMGVSGCVNNCAETPVKDIGFVGKPKGWTVMVGGNAASRPQLAVELAEGLTDEQALAVCDRIIKLFEKEGKKGERVGRFIDRIGFDSFKEAVL from the coding sequence ATGCTGAAAGACGGCGAAAAAGGCGCGGTATTACAAAAAGACAAGGAAAGCTACGCGATCGTTCCCCACTTTCCGTTGGGACTGGTCAATGCCGATGATTTACGCAAGATAGCCGATGTGGCGGACAAATACAAACTGCCGGCCATGAAAATAACCAGTGCGGCGCGCATTGCCATGGTCGGATTCAAGGAAGAGGATATCGATGCGGCCTGGCGGGATCTGGGCATTGATCCCGGTCATGCCATCGGCCTCTGCGTCCGCAGCATCAAAGCCTGCCCCGGCACCACCCTCTGCCGCCTGGGCAAGCAGGACGCCCTGAGCCTCGGCAAGGAACTGGATAAACGCTATCACGGCTACCAGCTGCCCAACAAGTGCAAAATGGGCGTATCGGGCTGTGTCAACAACTGTGCCGAAACCCCGGTGAAGGATATCGGTTTTGTCGGCAAGCCGAAAGGATGGACGGTTATGGTCGGCGGCAACGCTGCATCACGGCCGCAGCTGGCCGTTGAACTGGCGGAGGGATTGACCGACGAACAGGCATTGGCTGTCTGCGACCGAATCATCAAACTTTTTGAAAAAGAGGGAAAAAAAGGGGAACGAGTCGGCAGATTCATCGACCGCATCGGTTTTGATTCTTTCAAGGAAGCTGTTTTATAG
- a CDS encoding cysteine synthase A, with the protein MKIYRDITETVGATPLVALKRITAGCAADVVVKLESFNPCGSVKDRISVNMIRRAEEEGKLVPSSVIIEPTSGNTGIGLAMTAAARGYRLILTMPETMSVERRKLLALLGAEIVLTPGAEGMKGAIARAAALAAEITGAFMPQQFENPANPETHRLTTAEEIWRDTAGGIDILVAGVGTGGTITGISEVIRARKPGLRVCAVEPAESPVLSGGTAGPHRIQGIGAGFVPRVLQRELLDEIITVESEKALEMARRLAREEGILAGISSGAAVSAAVTVGSRPENAGKLVVVILPDSGERYLSML; encoded by the coding sequence ATGAAGATTTATCGTGATATAACCGAAACCGTCGGTGCCACGCCGCTGGTTGCCCTGAAACGGATAACAGCCGGTTGTGCGGCCGATGTCGTGGTCAAGCTTGAGTCGTTCAATCCCTGCGGCAGCGTCAAGGACAGGATAAGCGTCAATATGATCCGTCGGGCGGAAGAGGAGGGGAAACTCGTGCCTTCTTCCGTCATCATCGAGCCGACTTCCGGCAATACCGGCATCGGCCTTGCCATGACGGCGGCGGCCAGGGGGTATCGTCTTATCCTTACCATGCCGGAGACCATGAGCGTTGAGCGACGCAAGCTGCTTGCCTTGCTCGGCGCGGAGATTGTGCTGACGCCGGGGGCCGAGGGAATGAAGGGCGCCATTGCCAGGGCTGCGGCGCTTGCCGCTGAGATCACGGGTGCGTTCATGCCGCAGCAGTTTGAAAATCCGGCCAACCCTGAAACGCATCGCCTGACCACGGCGGAGGAGATATGGCGGGACACGGCGGGCGGGATTGATATCCTGGTGGCCGGGGTGGGCACCGGCGGCACCATCACCGGCATCAGCGAGGTGATCCGGGCCCGCAAGCCGGGCCTGCGGGTTTGCGCGGTGGAGCCGGCCGAATCGCCGGTGCTGTCCGGCGGTACTGCAGGCCCTCACCGGATTCAGGGCATAGGCGCCGGTTTTGTCCCACGGGTGTTGCAGCGGGAACTGCTTGATGAAATCATCACGGTGGAATCGGAGAAGGCGCTTGAGATGGCGCGCCGGCTTGCCCGCGAGGAAGGGATACTCGCCGGTATTTCTTCGGGTGCCGCAGTATCCGCGGCCGTCACCGTGGGCAGCCGACCGGAAAATGCGGGCAAGCTTGTCGTGGTAATTCTGCCTGATAGCGGGGAGCGGTATTTGTCAATGCTGTAG
- a CDS encoding glyceraldehyde-3-phosphate dehydrogenase: MKLGINALGRIGKLTLWHHVGRKYFSEIVVNTGRQIGQGLEDLAASIERDSTYGRLGNYLHGYKGGRVVENLNEAEGTMTINGVPVRILRESRNPRDIKWKENGVRLVVDTTGVFNDPTADADSPKGAFRGHLAAGAEKVILSAPFKIKEKGLDMPDDAVTTVMGINDDDYIPGRHNLISAASCTTTCLSYMIKPLIDQIGAANFLSASMVTVHAATGSQKVLDSLPKTGAGDLRKNRSIMNNIILTTTGAAKALALVIPEMKDIGFIAESVRIPTSTGSLIVLVVNLQDDLENPIKRDRINGIYRDFAKTSPYLVYSEEQNVSSDIIGTPFAAAIIEGTETHTRTATIRVNLDKIKGCAASDPVINVPVTQAVIYGWYDNELGSYTNMLADRTVSIAEQMV, translated from the coding sequence ATGAAGTTAGGCATTAATGCTCTTGGTCGGATCGGTAAGCTGACATTGTGGCACCATGTCGGCAGGAAATATTTTTCAGAGATCGTGGTCAATACCGGACGTCAAATCGGCCAGGGACTGGAAGATCTTGCCGCTTCCATTGAGCGGGACAGCACATACGGCCGCCTCGGCAATTATCTGCATGGATATAAAGGCGGGCGCGTGGTGGAGAATCTGAATGAGGCCGAGGGCACCATGACCATTAACGGGGTGCCGGTCAGAATTCTGCGGGAATCAAGAAACCCGAGGGATATCAAGTGGAAGGAAAACGGAGTGCGCCTGGTGGTGGACACCACCGGCGTGTTTAACGATCCCACCGCTGATGCCGATTCCCCGAAAGGCGCGTTTCGCGGCCACCTTGCCGCCGGGGCGGAGAAGGTTATTCTTTCCGCTCCGTTTAAGATTAAGGAGAAGGGGCTGGATATGCCGGATGATGCGGTGACCACCGTCATGGGCATTAATGATGACGATTATATTCCCGGCAGGCATAATCTCATATCCGCCGCCTCCTGTACCACCACATGCCTGTCCTATATGATAAAACCGCTGATTGATCAGATCGGCGCGGCCAATTTCCTGAGCGCCTCCATGGTCACCGTCCATGCCGCCACCGGCAGTCAGAAGGTGCTCGACAGTCTGCCGAAAACAGGGGCCGGGGATCTGCGCAAGAACCGCAGTATCATGAATAATATCATCCTGACCACCACCGGGGCGGCCAAGGCCCTGGCCCTGGTTATCCCTGAGATGAAGGATATCGGTTTCATCGCCGAGTCGGTGCGTATTCCCACCTCTACCGGATCGCTTATTGTCCTGGTGGTGAATCTTCAGGATGATCTGGAAAATCCGATCAAGCGGGACAGGATCAACGGCATTTATCGGGATTTCGCCAAAACGTCGCCCTACCTGGTTTATTCGGAAGAGCAGAACGTTTCAAGCGACATCATCGGCACTCCTTTTGCCGCCGCCATTATCGAGGGAACCGAGACCCACACCCGCACGGCGACCATCCGGGTCAATCTTGACAAGATCAAGGGATGCGCGGCCTCGGATCCGGTGATCAACGTTCCCGTTACCCAGGCCGTCATTTACGGCTGGTATGATAATGAACTGGGCAGCTATACCAATATGCTGGCCGACCGCACGGTTTCCATCGCCGAACAGATGGTGTGA
- a CDS encoding ribosomal-protein-alanine N-acetyltransferase translates to MAEADLADAVRAEQESPAWTAAQFAGEMLQPCGRQLVARLRGSGLFAGYICCRVVAGEAEIIKFAVTGDLRRRGVGGALLVAALKLMAAEGVGRCFLEVRESNDSACRLYEKYGFQRIGVRRKYYCSPEEDALLYQRLPA, encoded by the coding sequence ATGGCGGAGGCCGACCTGGCTGATGCCGTGCGGGCGGAACAGGAAAGCCCTGCCTGGACCGCGGCCCAGTTCGCCGGAGAGATGCTCCAGCCCTGCGGCCGGCAACTGGTGGCCCGTTTGCGCGGCTCCGGTCTTTTTGCCGGTTATATCTGTTGCCGCGTCGTGGCCGGCGAGGCGGAGATTATCAAGTTTGCCGTGACAGGTGACTTGCGGAGGCGGGGAGTGGGCGGTGCGCTGCTGGTTGCCGCCTTGAAGCTCATGGCGGCTGAAGGGGTTGGTCGTTGTTTTCTTGAGGTGCGGGAATCAAATGACAGTGCCTGTCGCCTGTATGAAAAATATGGCTTCCAGCGTATCGGGGTGCGCCGAAAATACTACTGTTCGCCGGAGGAAGATGCCTTGCTGTATCAGCGGCTGCCGGCGTAA
- a CDS encoding phosphoglycerate kinase translates to MKNIRDIDIKGKRVLIRVDFNVPLDDAGRITDDTRIRGALPTINHALAENAKVIVCSHLGRPKGQRKPEFSLAPAAARLAELTGRMVKLLPDCVGDDVESMVTAMRPGDVVMLENLRFHGEEQKNDPEFSRKLAALAEVYISDAFAVAHRTDASVVGVTHYCDQCAAGFLLQKEMDFFHRSVSQPVRPLAAIIGGAKVSGKLTALVNLMDKVDIMIIGGAMANTFLKSQGHEVGKSLVEDDLLETARTLLADAAKKGVKLYLPVDCVAAAEFTPNSVSKVVSLQEMPKDWMALDIGPATTTLFGEALADAKTILWNGPMGVFEMDAYSRGTMALVQKVATSHALSIVGGGDTNAAVHKAGWADDVSYMSTGGGAFLMLMEGKVLPGVAALDAKE, encoded by the coding sequence GTGAAAAATATTCGAGATATTGATATCAAAGGCAAAAGGGTGCTGATTCGGGTTGATTTTAATGTGCCGCTCGATGACGCCGGTCGCATTACCGACGATACGCGTATTCGCGGGGCATTGCCCACCATAAATCATGCGTTGGCGGAAAATGCCAAGGTCATTGTCTGTTCTCATCTGGGCCGTCCCAAGGGGCAGCGGAAACCGGAATTTTCCCTGGCTCCCGCCGCCGCAAGGCTGGCCGAGCTTACCGGCCGCATGGTCAAACTTCTGCCCGATTGCGTGGGGGATGATGTTGAATCCATGGTCACGGCAATGCGGCCCGGCGACGTGGTGATGCTGGAAAATCTTCGTTTTCATGGCGAGGAACAGAAGAATGACCCTGAGTTTTCTCGAAAACTCGCCGCCCTGGCCGAGGTCTATATCAGTGATGCCTTTGCCGTTGCCCACCGGACCGATGCATCGGTGGTGGGGGTAACCCACTATTGCGACCAGTGCGCCGCGGGCTTTCTGCTGCAAAAAGAAATGGATTTCTTTCACCGTTCCGTCAGCCAGCCGGTTCGTCCCCTGGCGGCGATTATCGGCGGGGCCAAGGTTTCCGGGAAATTGACCGCGCTCGTCAACCTGATGGACAAAGTCGATATCATGATCATCGGCGGGGCCATGGCCAATACCTTCCTGAAAAGTCAGGGGCATGAGGTGGGCAAGTCACTGGTGGAGGATGATCTGCTGGAAACGGCGCGCACGCTGCTGGCGGATGCCGCCAAAAAAGGGGTGAAACTTTACCTGCCGGTTGATTGCGTTGCGGCGGCGGAATTTACCCCGAACAGCGTCTCCAAGGTGGTGTCCCTGCAGGAGATGCCGAAGGACTGGATGGCGCTTGATATCGGTCCGGCCACCACAACCCTGTTCGGCGAGGCCCTGGCCGACGCCAAAACCATCTTGTGGAACGGTCCCATGGGGGTGTTCGAGATGGATGCCTATAGCCGGGGCACCATGGCTCTGGTGCAGAAGGTGGCAACTTCCCACGCACTCAGCATCGTCGGCGGCGGCGACACCAACGCCGCGGTGCATAAGGCCGGCTGGGCGGATGATGTCTCCTACATGTCCACCGGCGGCGGCGCTTTCCTGATGCTGATGGAGGGCAAGGTGCTGCCGGGTGTTGCCGCCCTTGATGCGAAAGAATAA
- a CDS encoding triose-phosphate isomerase → MERKPLLAGNWKMHTTVAEAESLALSIVQTPAAPDRDVMLAPPFTALAAVGKIVAGSSVLLGGQNVCWEEKGAFTGEISPVMLRDVGCSLVIIGHSERRHIFGESDALINKRLVGALKYGLVPILCVGETLEEREAGQTFTVLERQMRGGLAAVSLSSGAEVVVAYEPVWAIGTGKTASVEQAREAHVFIRNLLAGIYEKKVAGQIRILYGGSVNPENVDALMAQDNVDGALVGGAALKVESFLRIINFKKSA, encoded by the coding sequence ATGGAACGGAAGCCCTTGCTTGCTGGAAACTGGAAGATGCATACCACCGTGGCGGAGGCGGAAAGTCTCGCCCTGTCGATTGTGCAGACTCCCGCTGCCCCCGACCGTGACGTCATGCTTGCCCCGCCTTTTACCGCTCTGGCCGCGGTGGGGAAGATTGTCGCCGGTTCATCCGTCCTGCTCGGCGGCCAGAATGTCTGTTGGGAGGAAAAGGGCGCCTTTACCGGAGAAATTTCGCCGGTCATGTTGCGGGATGTGGGCTGCAGCCTGGTGATAATCGGTCACTCCGAGCGCCGTCACATTTTCGGCGAGAGCGACGCCCTGATCAATAAACGCCTGGTCGGGGCGCTGAAGTACGGCCTTGTCCCCATCCTCTGTGTGGGCGAGACCCTGGAGGAAAGGGAGGCGGGACAGACATTTACCGTTCTGGAAAGACAGATGCGGGGAGGTCTTGCCGCAGTCTCCTTGTCTTCCGGAGCGGAGGTGGTCGTTGCCTATGAACCTGTCTGGGCAATCGGTACCGGCAAAACAGCCTCGGTTGAGCAGGCCCGGGAGGCGCACGTTTTTATTCGTAATCTTCTCGCCGGAATCTATGAGAAAAAGGTTGCCGGGCAAATCAGAATATTGTATGGTGGCTCGGTTAATCCTGAGAATGTTGATGCACTTATGGCCCAGGACAATGTTGATGGGGCTCTGGTCGGCGGCGCAGCCCTGAAGGTGGAATCCTTTCTTCGGATAATAAATTTTAAGAAATCGGCCTGA
- a CDS encoding preprotein translocase subunit SecG — MTTLLTIIHIAVCFFLVVIVLLQQGKGASMGATFGGSSQTVFGTEGPLPLLNKVTTFAAVTFMVTSIGLAYFSAHKSTSSVMQDFSVQKPQENAIERAPETLPQPAPDMPLAPAEPVQAETPAPVTDSGQPQGVPPAVEAPAAETAPGSASEKAEKKKD; from the coding sequence ATGACAACTCTTCTGACGATTATACATATTGCAGTCTGCTTTTTTCTGGTCGTGATCGTCCTGCTTCAGCAGGGCAAAGGCGCCAGCATGGGAGCGACGTTCGGTGGCTCGAGTCAGACCGTTTTCGGAACGGAAGGGCCGCTGCCTTTACTCAATAAAGTAACGACATTTGCCGCTGTTACCTTTATGGTAACCTCCATCGGTTTGGCTTATTTTTCCGCGCATAAAAGCACAAGTTCGGTAATGCAAGATTTTAGTGTGCAAAAACCGCAGGAAAATGCTATAGAAAGAGCCCCGGAAACGCTTCCGCAACCGGCGCCTGATATGCCGTTGGCTCCCGCCGAGCCGGTTCAGGCTGAAACCCCGGCGCCGGTGACTGATTCCGGACAGCCTCAAGGTGTTCCGCCGGCTGTTGAAGCACCTGCTGCCGAGACTGCACCCGGCAGCGCGAGCGAGAAAGCGGAAAAAAAGAAAGATTAA